A window of the Penaeus monodon isolate SGIC_2016 chromosome 38, NSTDA_Pmon_1, whole genome shotgun sequence genome harbors these coding sequences:
- the LOC119596856 gene encoding pecanex-like protein 1 codes for MGSQSVEILRQGIWASLTGGWFHDPHQEVFCNTFHLYLWLYLVCAPFSIYLYCGWWVAGWVAHLVILSIVVVGIKVVNHLLHHMFDTTDCLEEELTPATPTTNNDINTPVHHPNSTLPTQQMSSSSFEAIEMQVVNSKGGESETPPVGCSSRNSIMEASGTHTSQPPATIDLKADVHHKDSSGSEEGTKCEASALPGTSNETQDTNTREKRSKGCVGGGVGVVGPSSSSRGLCVSEGMLGSVAEITETLNHSTISKHSQSFGWCDGEDSSMPTVSSSSSHNTRGHKRLRRNAASAGSIATTTLGDAHSVDIVYSKSAKGDKGSSVHYRTGAHHGSTSLGLEGVSGGVTAVSSTTPSPSSLPSAAEPPSHPVSLEVIIGEDSGRRHQQHHHHHRHHHSRHHHHHQSHHRYHQHPPHHHSRKLSLAPTCGSELGNISVIEERSNTCDNNTGSCCSVNSEGETDEEGPTKGSHSPLLTRHQSLEGKSSGGRRVRSGNTRLAPTPRNSGRAYQPLVFRSSSAIAKFRDKPKVEGDNFKVCTLTFENIYADDESSSDTLSVVKMSSSSDETLSSVADQFSLHRQSLGNLDCDNVNSKCSGNGNCDEGGGPKKNASCEGLELTQHRSSREEVVLDMEETSTIPQHAGDEPPLVCDELRTRNVRNSQELLVGDNMESRSSSPGLDWLFSHSDSDSEFADVARAPSERSNQRRHSSQNSEDDSWNVIRSSPESPSEPCAMASQQPAGQSGQASQGAIPKKRRQGVVVEEVEPNAGGERGSREASATMEDLVRRLLDIVNSSLHDPQQCDIQKLFVLKQRLEQEGGISEAIRGGQSTLLGSGPSDTPSQAVKVNEKPVESHLYRKPAVRRRRHVAGSAASPPTSPSDPSDLSSLLTTTLTTSLTTTFTTSLTTTLSPAYKDGHRNHSSQRPSPFLASSGGGDSDEESVPHRTPLEKRLDGGGTTSSFSMDSSVGEGGPPLSALSSLSSPGTHLASSHEDTSDGAVHCFQDERGNWFTYTFNDRGVSTASSVVPVSDHKVLNKLLRRTSNNLQGPSQSSSNGQNAPGLTRGDLSLSSSSMSLCSGLTVILDNHFPPASLPSAWPEICKAPPAVASISDPTTSSAVVPVSSSAGRRGSISPPVSASGTTSRDQDRSNQEGPSEPDPLPRVTVGPRGGRDLPLLSSETRHHLQLLSIGAPHNPLQLFTNAFFERRRSSNRPGTAAGSIITSEALGNISWPSGLDMDLDRGLSANKLKFPVTAPQTIQYYKFKICGKKSVKIKFDRLFLLALLDRNITVLENSICILLAIMVSVLGCIILYKEFYQELRVFIFCFVMASCQYSLFKSVQPDAASPTHGYNRVILYSRPVYFILCCSIILLIQLYLDSHSNWLSFSLYGIEFTNREMHQCRDFLLLFILFFPLIFSLGLLPQVNTFLMYILEQTDIHVFGGNATTSLTSALYCVGRSILTVLFLFGFAYGGLREPEAQTQHILYSIFCGLAVAFSYHLSRSASDPTTLWRLIQQHMWPEELRREAGTNNPQPPQEADELTDPLPEKLRNTVHACLVHDAIMCTVIAVGVFAIHSSTVFKVLLDGKSPDLITALWIFATVFGFLNHYIIPQLRKQLPWLCVAHPVCRTHEYSQFEVYDAAKIMWFEKVYVWLCIIEKNIVYPVLFLCALTKDAPTLIKNHGLNIGTLMTVICGVKCLRSVYSQPESQYLILAFAKLFFECDFKDKSQTFLVDYFIMGIIFSRVYEFLLKMKFIVTYIAPWQITWGSAFHAFAQPFSVPHSAMLFVQAAVSAILSTPLNPILGSAIFITSYIRPIKFWERDYNTKRVDHSNTRLSSHLERNPGSDDNNLNSIFYEHLTRSLQHSLCGDLQMGRWGAASQGDCFVLASDYLNCLVHIIELGNGLVTFQMRGLEFRGTYCQQREVEAISEGVEEDAGCCCCEPGHLPHLLSANAAFNQRWLAWEVTATKYVLEGYSISDNSAASMLQIFELRKILITYYVKSIIFYVVRSPKLKEWLENAEINASLSHTRDKKFVDLDPIFNLNIDEDYDFKESGITRTSFCNVYHEWIVYCVTRRGGGNGQDAIESGRESHLISLCLALSLLGRRALGAASHNAMSSVDFFLHGLHALFKGDFRITSMRDEWVFTDMELLRRVVAPGVRMSLKLHQDHFMLPDEYDNHESLYNAILEHEAQLVISHEGDPTWRNAVLSGKPSLLALRHVMDDGADEYKIIMLNKRHLSFRVIKVNRECVRGLWAGQQQELVYLRNRNPERGSIQNAKQALRNIINSSCDQPIGYPIYVSPLTTSYADTNDQLKAICGGPISLTLIKETIIGIWKRVRQRCGEGCSSGSSGLNNECGRVADPHHNTIPLHQVLTTVPPSLGSGGSQDGSQVGGLSLVTATGSLGHGSLGRGGSLSRGSLHANRGSIVSTVSSIVGPTNKQSTSTLASLAGLLSDTTAGLSRLDPRDRDGLSEGSASSKDRDWSARDVSLHSGRDAGSIHSGREGSLHSGREGSLHSGRDISLHSGREGSLVGGEKRVRAGISASSRSTPTSSLSTPAREVPPMPSVVTAREVHLRDTGWDASSLREECTTLHEESEEKFTTPPPDKHVQRVRIIDANQVYDTLNLGRRIDVVWPDESMRKRGGRSFWGHWVPIEGMEGSVVHTWTPHHPDPRLRSHVDRVILLVQIEDKFVPVAQSAVQDLGAEV; via the exons ATGGGGTCTCAGAGTGTGGAAATACTACGCCAGGGCATTTGGGCTTCGTTAACAGGCGGCTGGTTCCACGATCCACATCAGGAGGTCTTCTGCAACACCTTCCACCTGTATTTATGGCTGTACCTCGTCTGCGCGCCCTTCTCCATCTACCTG TACTGTGGATGGTGGGTAGCAGGATGGGTCGCTCATCTAGTGATACTTTCGATAGTGGTGGTGGGGATCAAGGTGGTCAACCACCTGCTCCACCACATGTTTGACACCACTGACTGTCTGGAGGAGGAGCTCACCCccgccacccccaccaccaacaacgaTATCAACACGCCCGTCCACCACCCCAACTCTACCCTCCCTACCCAACAGATGAG CAGCAGTTCCTTTGAGGCCATTGAGATGCAGGTGGTGAACAGCAAGGGTGGCGAGAGTGAGACCCCTCCTGTCGGGTGCAGTTCGCGTAACTCCATCATGGAGGCTTCGGGCACGCACACCAGTCAACCTCCGGCAACAATAG ACTTAAAAGCTGATGTTCACCATAAAGACAGCTCAGGAAGTGAAGAAGGAACGAAGTGTGAGGCTTCTGCACTACCAGGCACGTCTAACGAAACTCAGGACACAAACACAAGAGAGAAGAGGTCAAAAG GTTGTGTTGGAGGTGGCGTGGGAGTTGTAGGGCCATCCAGCAGCAGCCGTGGCCTGTGTGTGTCGGAGGGCATGCTGGGCAGTGTTGCTGAGATCACGGAAACGCTAAATCACTCTACCATATCAAAACATTCACAG TCTTTTGGTTGGTGTGATGGAGAAGACTCGTCCATGCCCACTGTCAGTAGCAGTAGTTCCCACAACACAAGGGGGCACAAGCGTCTCCGAAGAAATGCCGCTTCGGCTGGCTCAATCGCAACAACCACCCTCGGTGATGCTCACTCGGTGGACATTGTCTATTCTAAAAGTGCCAAAG GGGACAAGGGCAGCAGTGTGCATTACCGGACGGGTGCTCATCACGGCAGTACCTCCCTGGGGCTGGAGGGGGTCTCTGGAGGGGTGACTGCCGTCTCCTCCACcacaccatctccatcatcacttCCTTCTGCAGCTGAACCTCCATCTCACCCTGTCAGCTTAGAG GTAATTATTGGCGAGGACAGTGGCAGGCGGCAtcaacagcatcaccaccaccatcgtcaccaccacagtcggcaccaccaccaccatcaatccCACCACCGCTACCACCAACATCCTCCCCATCACCACAGTCGAAAACTATCTCTTGCACCCACTTGCGGCTCTGAGCTGGGTAACATTTCCGTTATCGAGGAGCGGAGCAATACCTGTGATAACAATACTGGAAGCTGTTGCAGTGTGAATAG TGAGGGTGAGACAGATGAGGAGGGTCCAACCAAAGGATCGCATTCACCTCTGCTAACACGACATCAGAGTCTTGAGGGTAAAAGTTCGGGGGGGCGCAGGGTCCGCTCCGGCAACACAAGGCTGGCACCCACGCCTCGAAACTCGGGCCGTGCGTACCAGCCTCTCGTGTTCCGCAGCAGCTCTGCCATTGCCAAGTTCCGAGATAAGCCCAAGGTGGAAGGAGATAATTTCAAAGTGTGCACGCTCACATTTGAAAACATTTACGCAGATGATGAGAGCAGTTCTGATACGCTAAGTGTTGTGAAGATGTCCAGCAGTTCTGATGAGACATTGAGCAGTGTAGCAGATCAGTTTAGTCTCCATAGACAGTCCCTAGGTAACCTTGACTGTGATAATGTTAACTCTAAGTGCAGTGGGAATGGCAACTGTGATGAGGGAGGCGGCCCCAAAAAGAATGCAAGCTGTGAAGGCCTAGAGCTGACCCAACACAGAAGTAGCAGGGAAGAAGTGGTGCTGGATATGGAAGAAACCTCAACCATTCCACAACACGCTGGAGATGAACCACCATTAGTTTGTGATGAGCTCAGGACACGTAATGTGAGAAACTCGCAGGAACTTCTGGTGGGTGATAACATGGAGAGCAGATCCTCGAGTCCGGGTCTGGACTGGCTCTTCTCCCACAGTGACTCGGATTCAGAGTTTGCTGATGTTGCCCGTGCACCAAGTGAGCGGAGCAACCAGAGAAGACACTCCTCGCAGAACAGTGAAGATGACAGCTGGAATGTCATCCGTTCCTCACCTGAAAGTCCCTCTGAACCATGTGCCATGGCCTCGCAACAGCCTGCTGGCCAGAGTGGGCAGGCCAGTCAGGGGGCCATCCCCAAGAAGAGGAGACAGGGTGTCGTCGTAGAAGAAGTAGAACCAAACgctgggggtgagagggggagcaGGGAAGCCTCTGCAACCATGGAGGACCTTGTACGAAGGCTGTTGGACATAGTAAACAGCTCCCTTCATGACCCACAGCAGTGTGACATTCAGAAACTGTTTGTCTTGAAGCAGCGGTTAGAGCAAGAGGGAGGCATTAGTGAGGCAATCAGAGGTGGGCAGAGTACCCTCCTTGGGTCTGGACCCTCTGACACGCCCAGCCAGGCTGTCAAGGTAAATGAGAAACCTGTTGAGTCTCACCTGTACAGGAAGCCTGCCGTTAGGCGCAGAAGGCACGTGGCTGGCAGTGCAGCCTCCCCTCCAACGTCACCCAGTGACCCATCTGATCTCTCGTCTTTGCTCACAACCACACTGaccacctccctcaccaccaccttcaccactaGCCTCACCACCACCCTGTCACCTGCTTACAAGGATGGTCACAGAAACCATTCTTCTCAG AGACCTAGCCCCTTCCTTGCATCATCAGGGGGAGGCGACAGTGACGAGGAGAGTGTTCCACACAGGACTCCCCTTGAAAAGCGCTTGGATGGGGGGGGTACCACGTCCTCCTTTTCCATGGACTCCTCTGTAGGGGAAGGAGGGCCCCCTCTCTCagccctctcctcactctcctcccctggCACTCACCTGGCTTCCTCTCATGAAGATACCAGTGATGGAGCCGTCCACTGCTTCCAGGACGAGCGGGGGAACTGGTTCACGTACACATTCAATGATCGGGGTGTTAGTACAGCATCGAGTGTAGTGCCTGTGAGCGACCACAAGGTCTTGAATAAATTGTTGAGGCGGACAAGCAACAATCTTCAGGGACCCAGCCAGAGCAGCAGCAATGGTCAGAATGCCCCGGGACTAACGAGAGGGGACCTTTCACTTAGCAGTTCTTCAATGTCTCTCTGCTCAGGGCTAACAGTCATTCTCGATAACCACTTCCCCCCTGCCTCGCTACCGTCTGCCTGGCCAGAGATCTGTAAAGCTCCTCCTGCCGTAGCATCCATCTCCGATCCAACGACGAGTTCAGCTGTAGTACCAGTCTCCTCGAGCGCGGGACGGAGAGGCTCCATCTCACCGCCAGTCTCTGCAAGTGGGACAACTTCAAGAGACCAAGACAGAAGTAATCAGGAAGGGCCGAGTGAACCAGATCCATTGCCACGTGTAACAGTAGGGCCAAGGGGGGGGCGAGATCTACCCCTTTTGTCTTCGGAAACACGACACCACTTACAGTTACTAAGCATAGGAGCTCCTCATAACCCTCTCCAGCTCTTTACAAACGCTTTCTTTGAGCGAAGACGCTCTAGCAACCGTCCGGGCACTGCAGCAGGTTCCATCATCACCTCTGAGGCTCTTGGGAATATAAGCTGGCCTAGTGGACTTGATATGGACTTGGACCGTGGTCTCTCAGCCAACAAACTCAAGTTCCCAGTTACTGCACCTCAAACAATACAGTACTATAAATTTAAGATTTGTGGGAAGAAGTCTGTGAAGATCAAGTTTGACAGACTTTTCCTGTTAGCATTATTGGACAGGAATATTACAGTTCTAGAAAATTCAATCTGTATACTCCTTGCTATAATGGTTAGCGTTTTAGGATGTATAATTCTTTATAAAGAGTTTTATCAGGAATTGAgggtatttatattttgttttgtcatGGCAAGTTGTCAGTACTCATTGTTCAAGAGTGTACAGCCAGATGCAGCCTCCCCCACCCATGGTTACAACCGTGTTATTCTCTACAGTAGACCTGTGTACTTCATCCTTTGCTGTAGTATCATACTTCTCATACAATTGTACCTAGATAGTCATAGCAACTGGCTCTCTTTCAGCCTCTATGGCATTGAATTTACTAACAGGGAGATGCATCAGTGTAGAGATTTCTTGTTGCTGTTTATATTGTTCTTCCCACTTATATTTAGTCTTGGGCTTTTGCCTCAGGTTAATACTTTCCTCATGTACATTCTAGAACAGACAGATATTCATGTCTTTGGTGGGAACGCTACCACAAGCCTTACCTCAGCTCTGTATTGCGTAGGGCGTTCCATCCTCACTGTGCTCTTCCTCTTTGGATTTGCCTATGGTGGCCTCCGGGAGCCCGAAGCCCAGACCCAGCACATTCTCTACTCCATATTTTGCGGCCTAGCAGTTGCCTTCAGCTACCACCTGAGCCGATCTGCCTCGGACCCCACCACCCTTTGGCGTCTCATCCAGCAGCACATGTGGCCTGAAGAATTGCGCAGGGAAGCTGGGACCAACAACCCCCAGCCTCCCCAGGAAGCAGATGAACTGACGGATCCACTACCGGAAAAGTTGCGCAACACAGTGCATGCTTGCCTGGTCCATGATGCTATCATGTGTACGGTGATAGCTGTGGGGGTGTTCGCCATACACTCCAGTACAGTGTTCAAAGTGCTCTTAGATGGGAAAAGCCCAGATCTAATAACTGCTCTTTGGATATTTGCTACCGTGTTTGGCTTCCTGAACCATTACATAATACCGCAGTTAAGAAAACAGCTGCCGTGGCTATGTGTGGCACATCCAGTTTGTAGAACGCATGAGTACAGTCAATTTGAAGTTTATGATGCTGCCAAAATTATGTGGTTTGAAAAagtgtatgtatggttgtgtattatagaaaaaaatattgtttatccaGTACTTTTTCTCTGTGCCTTAACCAAAGATGCGCCAACGTTGATAAAAAACCATGGGCTCAACATTGGAACGCTAATGACAGTGATCTGTGGTGTCAAGTGTCTGCGCAGTGTGTATTCCCAGCCGGAGTCTCAATACCTCATCCTGGCTTTTGCCAAACTTTTCTTTGAATGTGATTTTAAGGACAAATCCCAGACCTTTTTAGTGGATTATTTCATTATGGGGATAATTTTTTCCAGAGTGTATGAATTCCTGCTGAAAATGAAATTCATTGTAACATACATAGCCCCATGGCAGATAACTTGGGGATCAGCTTTTCACGCATTTGCCCAGCCATTCAGTGTCCCCCATTCTGCTATGCTCTTTGTACAAGCTGCTGTCTCTGCTATCCTGTCCACTCCGCTCAATCCAATCTTGGGCTCGGCCATCTTCATCACCTCCTACATCCGCCCTATCAAGTTTTGGGAGCGCGACTACAACACAAAGCGTGTCGACCACTCCAACACCAGGCTCTCTTCTCACTTGGAGAGGAATCCAGGCTCAGACGACAACAACCTCAACTCCATATTCTACGAACATCTGACGAGATCACTACAGCACTCCCTCTGTGGAGACCTCCAGAtgg GTCGATGGGGAGCAGCCAGCCAGGGAGACTGCTTTGTTCTTGCCTCAGACTATCTCAATTGCCTTGTGCACATCATTGAGCTCGGCAATGGTCTTGTGACATTCCAAATGCGTGGGCTGGAGTTCCGTGGGACTTATTGTCAGCAGCGAGAAGTTGAAGCTATCTCAGAGGGTGTTGAGGAGGATGCAG GCTGCTGCTGTTGTGAACCTGGCCACTTGCCCCACCTGCTCAGTGCCAATGCAGCCTTCAACCAGCGATGGCTGGCTTGGGAGGTCACAGCCACAAAGTACGTTCTGGAGGGTTATTCCATCTCAGACAACTCTGCCGCCTCCATGCTCCAGATATTTGAGCTGCGGAAGATTCTCATTACGTACTATGTGAAG AGTATCATCTTCTATGTAGTAAGGTCCCCAAAGCTAAAAGAATGGTTAGAAAATGCTGAAATTAATGCCTCGCTCTCACACACCCGAGATAAGAAATTTGTGGACCTGGATCCCATCTTCAACCTCAACatagatgaagattatgatttcAAAGAATCTGGTATAACCCGAACCAGCTTCTGCAATGTCTACCATGAGTGGATTGTCTATTGCGTCACCAGGAGAGGCGGAGGCAATGGCCAGGATGCCATCGAGAGTGGGAGGGAGTCACATCTCATCTCACTCTGTCTGGCTCTCAGCTTGTTAG GAAGACGTGCCCTGGGCGCAGCATCTCACAACGCAATGTCAAGTGTGGATTTCTTCCTCCACGGCCTCCATGCACTCTTCAAGGGGGACTTCCGCATCACGTCCATGAGAGACGAGTGGGTGTTCACGGACATGGAGCTACTGAGGCGTGTTGTTGCTCCGGGAGTGAGGATGAGTCTCAAGCTTCACCAG GATCACTTCATGCTTCCTGACGAGTACGACAACCACGAGTCTCTCTATAATGCCATCCTTGAGCACGAGGCCCAGCTAGTCATCTCTCACGAGGGAGACCCCACCTGGCGCAATGCTGTCCTCTCTGGAAAGCCTTCCTTGTTAGCCCTCAG ACATGTGATGGACGATGGTGCCGACGAATACAAAATCATAATGCTCAACAAACGGCACCTGTCCTTCCGTGTGATCAAAGTGAACCGAGAGTGTGTGCGGGGGCTGTGGGCTGGGCAGCAGCAGGAGCTTGTGTACCTACGGAACAGGAACCCCGAGAGAGGCTCCATCCAGAACGCCAAGCAAGCCCTCCGCAACATCATAAACTCCTCATGTGACCAGCCTATTGGCTACCCGATCTACGTGTCCCCTCTCACCACATCTTACGCCGACACAAATGACCAGCTGAAGGCCATCTGTGGGGGGCCAATTAGCTTGACGCTTATAAAGGAGACAATTATTGGCATATGGAAGAG GGTGCGGCAGCGTTGTGGTGAAGGGTGTTCCAGTGGCAGCTCAGGTTTGAACAATGAATGTGGGCGGGTAGCTGATCCTCATCACAATACCATTCCACTTCACCAAG TGCTTACAACAGTTCCCCCAAGCCTTGGATCTGGAGGCAGTCAGGACGGCTCACAGGTTGGGGGCCTGAGCCTGGTCACAGCCACAGGCAGCCTTGGCCATGGGAGTCTTGGGCGGGGAGGGTCTCTCTCAAGGGGCTCTCTGCATGCCAACCGGGGATCTATCGTTTCCACTGTGTCATCGATTGTTGGCCCAACGAACAAGCAGTCAACATCCACCCTGGCAAGTCTAGCTGGCCTTCTCTCTGACACCACAGCTGGGCTCTCCAGGTTGGATCCAAGAGACAGAGACGGACTGAGTGAGGGATCAGCCAGTAGCAAGGATAGGGACTGGAGTGCACGTGACGTGTCCCTCCACAGTGGGAGAGATGCCGGCTCCATACACAGCGGGCGGGAAGGGTCACTCCACAGCGGGAGAGAGGGGTCCTTGCACAGTGGCAGGGACATTTCTCTCCACAGTGGTAGAGAAGGCTCGCTtgtaggaggggaaaagagggtgcGTGCAGGGATATCTGCCAGCAGTCGCAGCACACCCACCTCGTCCTTGTCCACTCCTGCCCGAGAAGTTCCTCCAATGCCCTCTGTGGTAACAGCGAGAGAGGTGCATTTGAGAGACACGGGCTGGGATGCCTCGAGCTTAAGGGAAGAATGTACCACACTGCATGAAGAAAGCGAAGAGAAGTTTACCACGCCGCCCCCAGACAAGCACGTGCAAAGAGTGAGG ATAATAGATGCAAACCAAGTCTATGACACCTTAAACCTGGGCCGACGCATTGACGTGGTCTGGCCGGATGAAAGTATGAGGAAGCGTGGTGGGCGGAGCTTCTGGGGTCACTGGGTGCCCATCGAGGGTATGGAAGGATCAGTGGTGCATACTTGGACCCCACACCACCCAGACCCCCGCCTTCGTTCGCATGTGGATCGCGTCATCCTCCTCGTCCAGATTGAGGACAAGTTTGTTCCGGTGGCCCAGAGCGCCGTGCAGGATCTTGGTGCCGAGGTTTAG